Within the Haloplanus vescus genome, the region AACGCCGGCTGGAGTGCCGGAATAATCTTGAACAAAAGAGCTAAGTCCGTTGCGTGCGCGAGGTAAAGAAGCCCTCGCATTGCGAAGTAGTGAATATGCACGCTCAATGCCGCCAAGATCGGTACTACGAGTTTTCCATCTTCGCGTAGAGCCTCTTCGTTAAACACAACAAGGAGTGCGGGGACAAGCGTCAGCAGTGAGTATTTTTTCACGCCGGGTGCAAAGAGCGCAAGCGTTGCGATACCCAACACGAATAGATACTTATCGACTCGATCAGACGGTATTTTGGCAACGGCGGCGGCGAAGACTGCGACCGTAGCTACACCCACGACCCGAATCACATCTGAGAATCCTCGGACGACGAATAGTGGCCGGGGCAGGCTACATAGGTTACCAAACGTCTTGTTGGCTGTCGAAATTCACGCGGATGGACGAACCGGATCCTACAGAGTGGGCCCGCTTGTGGAGGCGAATCTTTGATCGTCTGTTCCTACCGTTCGGTAAGAAGGCTGTGAGCCGCCATCGCCCCGCTAAATGGAATCAAATGCTATTTCAGTTAGGGATTAGTGACGCAGTAGTATTGGGCGCTATCGGTGCCTATACGCTCTATTCAGGCACCGTCATCGGAGCCATGCTCGTCTCATACTACTCGATGGGGGTCTGCTCCAGATCTGTCGCATCTCATTCAGCCAGGGGCGGCTTTCATCCTGCTACTGGCTATTGCTGTTATTTTCTACGCCTCGGACAGAGCCGTCGAACAGTATGATCCGGCACCTAAACAGCGGTATTAGAATTGCTATCCGTTTAATTCGACAAGAACGGGGTTGCCGCTATACTATAAGTTCTAATAGACAAACGCTGATTCCGTCGAATTATATGTTCTCAAGGGCTGAAGACAGGTATTAGGAGTAGATGGGCGCGATGCTGTCAGCGGCTAGTGTAGAGGTCCGAGATCACTAACCAACCCGTAACAAGACCTACTAACGGGAGAGCTGGCAATCTTCGCGGACTGTCGATCGCCGGTTAGCTGAGCCGATCTCTAAGTAGAGATGGGTTACCTGGCTTACGAGGCTGACAGCAGTCGCGCTTCGACTTGGTCCCAGTGCCGTAACCTCACCCACGAAACTGTAGACCGTCCCTTAATTCTCGAACATGTCAACCTCTACCTGAGATATTAGTAAGGGTCAGGGCTCCTCGGTAGAGTCGTCGGATTCCGGTGCGACAGCCATCCAGCAGACCAGCTTTACCTCCTCTTCTGCTTCGAGCTGCATCCGCCGCGTGGAGGCGTACCGTCTAGATCACTGGTCAGAACGAGGGCAGGTCGGAAACCTGACTGGGGGGCTTCGGTGGGGCCGAATCACCGACCGAGCAGTGAGAGCGCGTCGTTGAGTTTCGTCGCGACGTGGCCGGAGAGGTATCCATCCCTACCCGCGGCCGTGGACTTTCCCGACCGGATCGCTTCGAGAAGCGGCCCTTCACACCGAGTTACTGCACGGCCGACCTCCATCGGAAAGTGTGCGTCGCTTCCACCAGTTACGGGCAGGTCGTGTTCGTCGGCGAATACTTCCGCACGGGTGTTGAATCTGGTGAGCAGGCACCGTGAGTTCTTGACCTCGACACCGTCCACAGCGTCGGCAATCGCTTCCAAGTCTGCCTGGTACGTCTGTCGGAAAGAGTCGAACGGGTGTGCGAGCACTGCCACACCGCTATGGTCGTGCACGAACTGAATAGCATCCAGTGTCTCGGTTCCCACCGGAGGTGTCTCGTCGATTCCTAGGGCCAGCAGATGGCCCTGTGAAGTTGTGAGTTCGGCACCGACAATGATCTCTAACTCCGGTGGCGCGAGTGTGGCGACATCGACACCGCCCTGCACCGAATCGTGGTCAGTGACTGCGATACCGTCCAGCCCGGCTGCTACCGCACGGTCGATGATGTCCTCGGGCTCGTTCCGAGAGCACGGGGAGACTCGGGTGTGTACGTGTATGTCGTATGTTCGCGTCATCCGAGCACCCCGACGAACAACTGTCTCAAGTATATCGCTATGAGGATCGCAGCCACCCACAGCGCGAGGTTCACGATGAACGAACGATCGAACAGTATCATACGCTCTACGGTCCGCGCCTCATCGTCAAGATAGATCAGGTGATAGAATCGGAAGGTCGCGAAGTACGCGAACGGGAGGGTCAGCATCATTAACTGATTACCGCCGTTGAACGTGTACAGCGAGTAGGCCATCAGAAGGGTAGAGATAACTACCACGAGGAGCCGGTCGATGACCTGTATATCGTAACGCTCCAGACTGGTGCGCGTGTCGTCGGACTCAGGGTGTTTCAGTTCTTGATACCGCTTTCCAAGTCCGAGCAGCAGCGCCGCCAGCAGTGTGCAGACGATGAGCCACGGACTCGGTAGGCCGACGTCCGTCTGAATCGCATAGACTCCCGCGAGTGCCCTGAGAACGAATCCGATTGCGATAATCAGGATATCCACGAACAGGACATCTTTCAGGCCCAAGTTGTAGAAGACGTTGTTTAAGACGTAAGCTAACAGGATAGCGAGTACGAGGACATCCACGTAGTATCCCAGCCAAAGGCCCACAACTCCGACAAAGCCACCGAAGATGGTAGCCGTCGGAATCGAGACCGTACCACTAGCGATAGGCCGGTTGCGTTTCTCGGGATGCTTACGATCCTGTTCCACGTCGCTGATATCGTTGAACACGTACACGGCTCCCGCGACCATTGAGAAGGCGCTGACGGTTAGGAGGGACTGGACGACAGCACTGACATCGAATAGGCGCCCAGAGAACGTAACACCCAACAGCACCATACTCTGTTTGTACCACTGCCACGGCCGCATCTCCCAGAGAAGTCCCTTAGCCTGCGACGCAATGCCCCCCGTTTCACTCTGATACATCAGTATTAAGTTGGGGAACTGCCTCCGCACACATAATGTTGACCGGTCGGGGTCTCCGAGGGCTAAAACGGGGGCTGAGCGACGACCCATGGCGACTAGCCCTCATCGCGGCGACGATTTCGGTGTTCGCTATATCGATGGTTCGGACGGCTCTGTTTTCGCCGACACTCATCAACTACGACGGTGCGTTCTACGCTCACGCCGGCTGGTATACGACAAAAGGAGCAATCCCGTACGTCACGTTCTGGGACGTGAAGCCACCGCTGGTGTTCGAGTGGACGGCGTTGCTCGCGTTCTTCGCGTTCGACAATATGTTATTATTGCACGCGTACCACGTCGCGACCACAAGCGCTGTCGCGGCAGGTTCGGTGCTCCTCGTCGGTTACCTGACGACGGAGTTGACCGAGAGCAGCCTCGCAGGGTTCTGTGCTGGTGCCGTGTTGCTAGCCTATCCTGGTTTCCACTACCTAGCAGCCCACGGCTTCCGGCCGAAATACTTCACCCTGTTCTTCGGGCTGGCAGCCCTCTACCTCCATTACTCGGGACAGTCGCTGGCGAGCGGAGTAGCCGCCGCAGCCGCGGCAGGATTCTGGCAGTTCGGAGCCGTCTTCCCGGTAGTCGTGCTCGGATTGGAGTACCAACGGACGCGAACCGTACCGGTACGGGCCCTGACCGGGATGGCAGCGACCACGCTCGTCGTCGTCACACCGTTCGTTTTCTGGGGGGCCATCGAGCCGATGTTCGTTGAGGTCGTCGTTGCCCCGTTCCTGCTCTCAGAGACCTTTGAGCCGTTCGTTCGACTGTGGAAAGGCTTTCGCTTCCTAGGGTACCTCATCCCGATAGTGTTAATCGGGGCGGCCGGTATCGTCGGAACCCTGCGAAACGAGTTTGACACACGGTGGTGGGTGTTCGTCGTTGGCACGTGGTACGGGCTTCAGATATTCTACTTCGATTTGGATGGTTTCCCAGACCTGTTCCTCGGTGTCGCTATCGTCGGTATCGGGTTCGGGCTCATCGTCGCCGAAGTCTCTCTGCCGACCCAGCGTGGCATCGTTGCTGTGGTGGTGACTGTCTTATTCATCAGCGGCGTATTCCTCGGTGGGATTGGCCTCGTCGCAGAGCCGCTTACTACGACAGAAGACGGAGTAACGTACGGTGATAAGTCGGTGGCGACCGACGCATTAGGCGACGTGGGAAAATGGCTTTTCGGCCCAGTTGGCTCGGGCAGCGAGGCCGAGAGCGCAGCAGGAGCGGGCCCAACGAACCTGTACGACCCTCCCGACGCCCGGAGCCTGTACTGGAATCAGCATCGACCATGCCACTACTTTATTGGGACTATGGGTGCTAATTGGATCAAACAAACTGACGGTCGCTACGTTGAGATGTCCTGCTACGAATGAGCAGGCGTATTAAAATCGGCAAAATAGCTCTCCGATACGGCTTCACGCTAATCGTCGTCGGAATCGCATTTTATTATCTGATCCAGGAATTCGACATTCAGAGCGCGTTTGACACGTTACGCCGTGCCGACCCGTTGCTGTTCGCGGCGGCGATGCTGGCGTTCTACGTCTCGTTTCCCCTCCGCACCGAAAGATGGCGCTGGTTCCTCTCGGCCATCGACGTGGAAGCAGGACGACTCTCGGCGAACCTCATCCTCCTCGTCGGTTACTACCTGAACACACTCGTTCCAGCTAAACTGGGGGACATCTACCGGAGTTACTTGGCAGCGGGCCGCTACGACGATCGGGTGTCCAGTATCGCAGGAACGATTGCCGCTGAGCGAATCATCGACCTGTGCCTCTTGGCGGTCGGGCTCGTCTTCGCCTTGCCCATCGTCTTGACGCGGCGAACCGAATTCGTATCACGCGTGACGACCTGGGCAGTCGTGTTGCTGGTCGTTGTCGGAGTCGGGACCGTAGCTCTGCTCCGGTTCGATGTCATTCCACTTCCGGAGCGTATGAACTCGGCAGTCACGAGTTTCCGTCGTGGCCTCAGAGCGGCTAGCGGGCGTTCGCTCGGTGATCGCGTCTCCATCATGGCTCTCAGCGTCTCCGTGTGGAGCACGAACATCATCAGAACGGCGCTCGTCGCTGCCGCACTCGGCATTAACCTCTCGTTAGCCGAAATCACGCTCTTAGCGCTGCTAGTCGCCTTCTTATCGGGACTCCCGTGGGTGCCGGCGGGCATCGGTCTCGTTGAAGTGATCAGCACGAGCGTTCTCCTGAGCCTTGGTCTGTCGGCCGAAAGTGCACTTGCGTTGATACTGCTCGACAGAACAATCACGGTCGTCACGCTCGTCCTGCTTGGGACGCCGATATACGTGCTCGTTCTTCACTTCGACCAGTCGAAGCTGTCGGGAACCGTGGTGGCCGATGAGAAAACTCAGTAGTTCAGTTCGCGTACCCGAGACTCTCTAGTTGGGACCGCAGTTCTTCACGTTCCTCGTCGGTTATGTCGTCACCGCGACGCTCGAACTCAAGATCGAACTCTCTGAACGTTGGTTCGGAAGCCTCTTCGAACAGTTCTAACACGTCGCCGTCGAGACACGTCGGTATGTCTTCTGACATCGCGTACATCAACGTCGGAAGAACGTCCTCGAGCGACGGTTCGGAAAGTGCAGCGTCGGCATCGATACCTGACCCGGTCGCGAAGAACACACCCTTCTGCTTGTGCTCTGCATCGCGACCGATTATATGATCGGTGAGGACCTGGTCCGTAGCGAGAGCGAACCCGCGGGCGGTAAGGTAGCGGTAATCGGGTGTCTCGATCATGAGGTCCGGCGCAAGGTCGATGGCGTCACCATCGAAATGCTCGGACGCACGGTGGACATTGGCGATGATGTATTCGCCGTCGACAGTGTAGTCGAGCAGCCCTTCTACGAGTGCATCGGTCCGATTGTCGTCCTCCACGAAAATCTGTCCGTAGTTCCCTCGGGAGAAGCAGGCACTACGGTCGGTATCGATGTCGTGTGTCCCGATCAACAACGCGTTTCGGAGCCCGGACAGCAGTTTTGCCTTCGATGACTCGTCGTCGAAACCGACGGACATCAGCCGCTCTCCCAGGCCTAGTAACGAAGCGACCCGATACGCGTTCAGCATATTGAGGCCCGCCTTTGAGAGCGTGTCGCGCATCTTCGTGCCGAGGCCGCTCTTCAGTTCGAGGAAGCCGAGGTCACGGAGGACGTTGTTGAGGAACAGCGTCTTGTCCACCGGACCGAACCCGTGGTCGCTGAGTATGATGAGCAGGTACTCCTCATCCATCGCCTCCAATCGCTGGCGAGTCTCTCGTAGTACGCGATCAGCTTCTTGATAGATATCGTGCAGTTCCGGGTCGTCCCACGCGACGTGGGCGATGTCGTCGGTCTGTTTGAACACAGTGACCAGGAGGTCCCACTCTTTCTCGTCGAGTGCGTGGTTGTGAAACCGTTCGATGGCGTCGAACTGTCTGAACTGGTCTTCGATGAAATCCTCGCGGTTCGTGCCGTCGAAGTGTACCTTCGCGTGCATCTCACCTGGATCGACTGGGGACGTCTCTTCCAGTTCGGGGGGCCAGAATGACTGCTCGCGATGCGGTGTAGGGTAGCCACTCACCGCGAACCCGTCGAACTCGTCAACGGGGTAGGTCACGGGCATCCCGACAACACCGACGCGTTTGCCGACGGCGTTGAGATAGTCCCACATCGCCGGGGCTTGTCGCGTGTTCGACGTCGTGAGATCGAACTCCGCGGAGTCGGGTGCCGAACGAGAGATGAAGTCGTACACCCCGTGCTTTCCTGGGTTCACCCCAGTGAGAAACGAGCTCCACGCCATCGCCGATATCGGAATCACCGTTGAGTCCAGTTGCGAGTAGAGTCCGTCCCCGCGGAGATCTTCGAAGCCGGGCATCTTCCCCTCTGACTCAAGTCGGTCGAGCAACGTCGGCTCAACGCCATCGAATCCTAGTACGACCGTCTTCATTTGTCTGTCTGGAGAGTAAGAGTCTATATAATCCTTGTTACGCACTTCTCCTCGCAAACATCGGTAGTCCCCATCACGTCAGGCAGTAGTCATGATAGCCGTGATTAGATTCTCAGAGAACGCCCCGCTCGTTTTTTCAGGGGCGACCCGTCCGTGACTCAAGAAACATAGATGCCATACAGACACTTGATATCGGCGTGTGAAATAGATTGGTGCGAAATAATGCTAGAGTCTGCCGATTACTGTCAGGGGTGCGGATAACTCCTAGCTCCGGCCCGAACCTATCGCTGTCCTCTATAACGTGCCGGAGGTAGCGTTGGAGGCCATCAAATGAG harbors:
- a CDS encoding lysylphosphatidylglycerol synthase transmembrane domain-containing protein, whose product is MSRRIKIGKIALRYGFTLIVVGIAFYYLIQEFDIQSAFDTLRRADPLLFAAAMLAFYVSFPLRTERWRWFLSAIDVEAGRLSANLILLVGYYLNTLVPAKLGDIYRSYLAAGRYDDRVSSIAGTIAAERIIDLCLLAVGLVFALPIVLTRRTEFVSRVTTWAVVLLVVVGVGTVALLRFDVIPLPERMNSAVTSFRRGLRAASGRSLGDRVSIMALSVSVWSTNIIRTALVAAALGINLSLAEITLLALLVAFLSGLPWVPAGIGLVEVISTSVLLSLGLSAESALALILLDRTITVVTLVLLGTPIYVLVLHFDQSKLSGTVVADEKTQ
- a CDS encoding DolP-mannose mannosyltransferase, with amino-acid sequence MLTGRGLRGLKRGLSDDPWRLALIAATISVFAISMVRTALFSPTLINYDGAFYAHAGWYTTKGAIPYVTFWDVKPPLVFEWTALLAFFAFDNMLLLHAYHVATTSAVAAGSVLLVGYLTTELTESSLAGFCAGAVLLAYPGFHYLAAHGFRPKYFTLFFGLAALYLHYSGQSLASGVAAAAAAGFWQFGAVFPVVVLGLEYQRTRTVPVRALTGMAATTLVVVTPFVFWGAIEPMFVEVVVAPFLLSETFEPFVRLWKGFRFLGYLIPIVLIGAAGIVGTLRNEFDTRWWVFVVGTWYGLQIFYFDLDGFPDLFLGVAIVGIGFGLIVAEVSLPTQRGIVAVVVTVLFISGVFLGGIGLVAEPLTTTEDGVTYGDKSVATDALGDVGKWLFGPVGSGSEAESAAGAGPTNLYDPPDARSLYWNQHRPCHYFIGTMGANWIKQTDGRYVEMSCYE
- a CDS encoding PHP domain-containing protein, translated to MTRTYDIHVHTRVSPCSRNEPEDIIDRAVAAGLDGIAVTDHDSVQGGVDVATLAPPELEIIVGAELTTSQGHLLALGIDETPPVGTETLDAIQFVHDHSGVAVLAHPFDSFRQTYQADLEAIADAVDGVEVKNSRCLLTRFNTRAEVFADEHDLPVTGGSDAHFPMEVGRAVTRCEGPLLEAIRSGKSTAAGRDGYLSGHVATKLNDALSLLGR
- a CDS encoding decaprenyl-phosphate phosphoribosyltransferase; the protein is MYQSETGGIASQAKGLLWEMRPWQWYKQSMVLLGVTFSGRLFDVSAVVQSLLTVSAFSMVAGAVYVFNDISDVEQDRKHPEKRNRPIASGTVSIPTATIFGGFVGVVGLWLGYYVDVLVLAILLAYVLNNVFYNLGLKDVLFVDILIIAIGFVLRALAGVYAIQTDVGLPSPWLIVCTLLAALLLGLGKRYQELKHPESDDTRTSLERYDIQVIDRLLVVVISTLLMAYSLYTFNGGNQLMMLTLPFAYFATFRFYHLIYLDDEARTVERMILFDRSFIVNLALWVAAILIAIYLRQLFVGVLG
- a CDS encoding alkaline phosphatase family protein — translated: MKTVVLGFDGVEPTLLDRLESEGKMPGFEDLRGDGLYSQLDSTVIPISAMAWSSFLTGVNPGKHGVYDFISRSAPDSAEFDLTTSNTRQAPAMWDYLNAVGKRVGVVGMPVTYPVDEFDGFAVSGYPTPHREQSFWPPELEETSPVDPGEMHAKVHFDGTNREDFIEDQFRQFDAIERFHNHALDEKEWDLLVTVFKQTDDIAHVAWDDPELHDIYQEADRVLRETRQRLEAMDEEYLLIILSDHGFGPVDKTLFLNNVLRDLGFLELKSGLGTKMRDTLSKAGLNMLNAYRVASLLGLGERLMSVGFDDESSKAKLLSGLRNALLIGTHDIDTDRSACFSRGNYGQIFVEDDNRTDALVEGLLDYTVDGEYIIANVHRASEHFDGDAIDLAPDLMIETPDYRYLTARGFALATDQVLTDHIIGRDAEHKQKGVFFATGSGIDADAALSEPSLEDVLPTLMYAMSEDIPTCLDGDVLELFEEASEPTFREFDLEFERRGDDITDEEREELRSQLESLGYAN